The Rhodocytophaga rosea genome has a segment encoding these proteins:
- a CDS encoding tetratricopeptide repeat protein: MGNEFKDKEEGQDAVRRFEEMLKEGGPVFLDLEIYESAIGQYMDEGNYQKALTACNYALEQYPYSVEIMLDKSQLLVNTQNFEDALELLDKASLFNPNDTEVMFLRGTVLSLIGDYEKSVEVLENVLLWSEEKDDVYYNIGLAYQSWGKYDLAIENYKNAINCNINNENALYELAFCLDITGELEESLSYYQQFIDNDPYSHNAWYNIGIAYSKLERFTDAVKAYEYAVLIKEDFASAYYNMGNAYMNLEEYQQAKESYKKTLELEKDEPNPETFCCLAATYERTGQFDIAITYYKKAVKIDSLWDEGWYGIGMCLDAQEKWFEAIHFFRKAIQLNPENYEYWLAVAEAEAQVGNIVSSLEAYEHASQLEPANPDVWLNWSLLLYEQGDYSKAIGLIEEAIEEMPEEAELYYRATAYLIHDGKYKEAFQFLENALILDFDKHTYLFEFFPELETQKALYKIIDQYRNDK, translated from the coding sequence ATGGGAAACGAATTTAAAGACAAAGAAGAGGGACAGGATGCCGTTCGCAGATTTGAAGAAATGCTGAAAGAAGGCGGGCCTGTTTTTCTTGACCTGGAAATATATGAATCTGCAATCGGCCAGTATATGGATGAAGGAAATTATCAGAAAGCACTCACTGCCTGCAACTATGCCCTCGAACAGTATCCATATTCTGTGGAAATTATGCTGGACAAATCTCAGTTACTGGTTAATACCCAGAATTTCGAAGATGCTCTGGAATTATTGGACAAAGCCTCCTTATTTAATCCTAATGATACAGAAGTGATGTTTCTGAGAGGCACTGTACTTTCGTTGATTGGCGATTATGAAAAATCGGTAGAAGTACTGGAGAATGTACTGTTATGGTCGGAGGAGAAAGATGATGTATATTACAATATAGGTCTGGCTTACCAGAGCTGGGGGAAATACGACCTGGCCATCGAGAATTACAAAAATGCGATTAACTGCAATATCAATAATGAGAATGCTTTGTATGAACTGGCATTCTGCTTAGATATTACTGGCGAACTGGAGGAAAGTTTATCCTACTATCAGCAATTCATTGACAATGACCCTTATTCGCATAATGCCTGGTACAATATTGGTATTGCTTATAGTAAATTGGAGCGTTTTACCGATGCAGTGAAAGCCTATGAATATGCGGTATTGATTAAAGAAGATTTTGCTTCTGCCTATTATAATATGGGCAATGCGTATATGAATCTGGAAGAGTATCAGCAGGCCAAAGAATCCTATAAGAAAACCCTTGAACTGGAAAAGGATGAGCCTAACCCGGAAACTTTTTGTTGCCTGGCAGCTACTTACGAACGTACCGGCCAGTTTGACATAGCAATTACCTACTATAAAAAAGCCGTTAAAATTGATAGTCTGTGGGATGAAGGCTGGTATGGCATCGGCATGTGTCTGGATGCACAGGAAAAATGGTTTGAAGCCATTCATTTCTTCCGGAAAGCTATTCAGCTGAACCCTGAAAATTATGAATATTGGCTGGCTGTTGCTGAAGCCGAAGCCCAGGTAGGTAATATTGTATCCAGTCTGGAAGCTTATGAACATGCCAGTCAGCTAGAGCCTGCTAATCCGGATGTATGGCTTAACTGGTCGCTGTTGCTGTATGAACAAGGAGATTACAGCAAAGCCATTGGTTTGATAGAAGAAGCCATAGAAGAAATGCCGGAAGAAGCTGAGTTGTATTACCGGGCTACTGCTTACTTAATTCATGATGGTAAATACAAGGAAGCTTTTCAGTTTCTGGAAAATGCACTTATACTTGATTTTGACAAACATACCTATCTGTTTGAGTTCTTTCCGGAACTGGAAACACAGAAAGCACTGTACAAAATTATTGACCAATACAGAAATGATAAGTAA
- a CDS encoding phosphosulfolactate synthase, whose translation MNYELKNIPERTLKPRQTGFTMVMDKGLSPREVEDFLAVGSEYVDVVKLGWATSYVTPNLKDKLNIYKQAGIPTYFGGTLFEAFIIRGQFEDYRRVLDKFDMSYAEVSDGSLEMNHEEKCQYIRTLSKQVTVLSEVGSKDDQKIIPPYKWITLMQAELDAGAWKVIGEAREGGNVGLFRSTGEVRSGLVEEILTKIPFEKIIWEAPQKAQQVWFIKLLGSNVNLGNIAPNEVIPLETIRLGLRGDTFSDFLSMNGK comes from the coding sequence ATGAATTACGAATTAAAAAACATTCCTGAACGCACACTTAAACCACGCCAGACAGGTTTTACCATGGTAATGGATAAAGGCTTAAGCCCAAGAGAAGTAGAGGATTTTTTAGCGGTGGGTAGTGAATATGTAGATGTGGTGAAACTAGGCTGGGCAACTTCGTACGTTACACCCAATCTGAAAGATAAATTAAATATATACAAACAAGCAGGCATTCCTACCTATTTTGGTGGTACTCTCTTCGAGGCTTTTATTATCCGGGGGCAGTTTGAGGATTATCGCCGGGTACTGGATAAGTTTGATATGAGTTATGCTGAAGTTTCTGATGGTTCGCTGGAAATGAATCATGAAGAAAAATGCCAGTATATTCGTACGCTTTCCAAGCAGGTAACAGTTTTATCGGAGGTAGGTTCGAAAGATGACCAGAAAATTATTCCACCCTATAAATGGATTACTTTGATGCAGGCTGAACTAGATGCCGGCGCCTGGAAAGTGATAGGAGAAGCAAGAGAAGGAGGTAATGTAGGCTTGTTCCGCTCTACGGGCGAAGTCCGTTCAGGATTAGTGGAAGAAATTCTTACAAAGATTCCATTTGAAAAAATCATCTGGGAGGCACCTCAGAAAGCTCAACAAGTCTGGTTTATTAAATTATTGGGTTCTAATGTAAATTTAGGCAACATTGCTCCCAATGAAGTAATACCTCTGGAAACTATCCGATTAGGCCTGAGAGGTGATACTTTCAGTGACTTTTTATCGATGAATGGAAAGTAG
- a CDS encoding DedA family protein: MEFLSQVIDVFLHLDKYLTQIISEYGTWTYLILFLVIFVETGLVVMPFLPGDSLLFAAGALAANPANDLNVVLLMGLLFVAAFLGDTLNYTIGDYFGPKVFKRDYRFLKREYLLQTQAFYEKHGGKTIIFARFIPIIRTFAPFVAGVGTMKYSRFISYNIIGGFLWVVAFTIIGYFFGNLPFVKKNFTIVIFAIIFISILPPIIEFIKQKFSKKTVTK; encoded by the coding sequence ATGGAATTTCTCTCACAAGTAATTGATGTTTTCCTTCATCTCGACAAATACCTCACTCAGATTATTTCAGAATACGGCACCTGGACATACCTCATCTTGTTTCTGGTTATTTTTGTAGAAACCGGGCTGGTTGTTATGCCTTTTTTACCTGGCGACTCTTTACTTTTTGCTGCTGGTGCCTTAGCTGCCAATCCCGCCAATGATTTAAATGTAGTATTGCTGATGGGATTGCTTTTTGTTGCTGCTTTCCTGGGAGATACACTTAACTATACCATAGGAGATTATTTTGGGCCTAAAGTGTTTAAACGGGATTACCGGTTTCTGAAACGCGAATATCTGTTACAAACGCAGGCATTTTATGAGAAGCATGGAGGCAAAACTATCATATTTGCCCGTTTTATCCCTATCATCCGTACATTTGCTCCCTTTGTTGCAGGTGTTGGAACCATGAAATACAGCCGGTTTATTTCTTATAATATTATCGGTGGATTTTTGTGGGTAGTTGCCTTTACAATAATTGGTTATTTCTTCGGCAATCTGCCCTTTGTAAAAAAGAATTTCACAATAGTTATATTCGCTATTATTTTCATTTCTATTTTACCACCCATTATTGAGTTTATCAAACAGAAATTTTCTAAAAAAACTGTAACTAAATAA